A single genomic interval of Candidatus Methylomirabilota bacterium harbors:
- a CDS encoding MMPL family transporter gives MRLSTRRPTVTVALSLLLAAAAILYTMHALTFKTSTRALLPQNAGYVQRYGEYAAEFGELEDIVVVVEAGSFEGARAYAARLTEELRQSPVKFHRIAYRIDPKRFEGRQLLYLPTDELREIRDKIFDHQEFMESFAGDPSLARLLEGVNTQMAAAFVSNLFDIGLQDKDLPVDTRFLRVLLDQMASRLEHPGPYRSPWGTLFSFGEDPPDDAGYFLSDDKSLLFILVETPPSEKGSFTGDQVAIETIRGAIAKLRPSFPNVQAGVTGPPALSNDEMTTAFHDSGISDVLAFALTLVVMTLAFMRVGKPVLLLGVLAVTLAWSMGVVTLVVGHLTLFSVMFISIVVGIGIDYGIYYLFRYEEEIFLGRNLREALELTAARTGPGMLIGALTAAGTFFVLMLTDFRGIQELGLIAGLAILIAWVGMMTMFPAVLMLVDRHYADRPRQRRPRAHQLERIRVPLLDRLVTFPRTVLIGAGIATALSIWAVPRAGFDYNVLNLQAKGTESVAWERRILAGTGRSGSNGLSSATTLDELRRKQAAFGKLPSVADVDSVLRVIPDDQAEKISLIKSFAPLVAPIRVGRSSPVELERLKKALSDIRRRFDVVAAEAGSKLPPEVRVVREKTAAVIRLLEKGNRDSSEAALNYLQAQLYRDFVNKFYGLQRNLNPSTITIKDVPDELRRKFIGENGKFLIQIHPKVDIWEKAGAAEFVREIRTVDPDVTGPPVITYEATVLMERAYLTGTLYAFVLVGGLSVLMIRRLRESALALIPMALALLWTIGLMQVSGIKFNLANIWGLPLIIGTAAEFGLNVIVSHLEVRSLNGPLIARSAVMGVLLNGITTMVGFGSLMIASHQGIFSLGLLLTLGSFCGMVAALVVLPVILQLLRAKPAENVVQLEKSSAA, from the coding sequence GTGCGCCTGTCCACCCGCCGCCCCACGGTGACGGTGGCGCTGTCGCTGCTCCTCGCGGCGGCCGCGATCCTGTACACCATGCACGCGCTCACCTTCAAGACCTCGACGCGCGCGCTCCTGCCCCAGAACGCGGGTTACGTGCAGCGCTACGGGGAGTACGCGGCCGAGTTCGGCGAGCTCGAAGACATCGTGGTGGTCGTGGAGGCCGGGTCCTTCGAGGGCGCCCGCGCCTACGCGGCGCGGCTGACCGAGGAGCTCCGGCAGAGCCCGGTGAAGTTCCATCGCATCGCCTACCGCATCGACCCCAAGCGGTTCGAGGGCCGGCAGCTCCTCTACCTGCCCACCGACGAGCTCCGCGAGATCCGCGACAAGATCTTCGACCACCAGGAGTTCATGGAGAGCTTCGCGGGCGATCCGAGCCTGGCCCGCCTGCTGGAGGGCGTGAACACCCAGATGGCGGCCGCCTTCGTGTCGAACCTCTTCGACATCGGGCTGCAAGACAAGGACCTGCCGGTGGACACGCGCTTCCTGCGCGTGCTCCTCGATCAGATGGCCTCCCGCCTCGAGCACCCCGGCCCCTACCGCTCCCCGTGGGGCACCCTCTTCTCCTTCGGAGAGGACCCGCCCGACGACGCCGGCTACTTCCTCTCCGACGACAAGAGCCTGCTGTTCATCCTGGTGGAGACGCCGCCCAGCGAGAAGGGCAGCTTCACCGGCGACCAGGTGGCGATCGAGACGATCCGCGGCGCCATCGCCAAGCTCCGTCCGTCGTTCCCGAACGTGCAGGCGGGCGTGACCGGCCCGCCCGCCCTGTCCAACGACGAGATGACCACCGCCTTTCACGACAGCGGCATTTCCGACGTGCTCGCCTTCGCGCTGACCCTGGTGGTGATGACGCTGGCCTTCATGCGGGTGGGCAAGCCGGTGCTGCTGCTGGGCGTACTGGCGGTGACGCTGGCCTGGTCGATGGGCGTGGTCACCCTGGTGGTCGGCCATCTCACCCTGTTCTCGGTGATGTTCATCTCGATCGTGGTCGGCATCGGCATCGACTACGGGATCTACTACCTGTTCCGCTACGAGGAGGAGATCTTCCTCGGCCGCAACCTGCGCGAGGCCCTCGAGCTGACCGCGGCCCGCACCGGTCCCGGCATGCTCATCGGCGCGCTGACCGCGGCCGGCACCTTCTTCGTGCTGATGCTCACCGATTTCCGGGGCATCCAGGAGCTGGGTCTCATCGCGGGCCTCGCCATCCTGATCGCCTGGGTCGGGATGATGACGATGTTCCCGGCCGTCCTCATGCTGGTGGACCGCCACTACGCGGATCGCCCGCGGCAGCGTCGGCCGCGCGCCCACCAGCTCGAGCGCATCCGGGTGCCGCTGCTCGACCGGCTCGTGACCTTCCCCCGCACCGTCCTGATCGGGGCCGGGATCGCCACCGCGCTGTCCATCTGGGCCGTCCCGCGCGCCGGGTTCGACTACAACGTGCTGAACCTCCAGGCCAAGGGCACCGAGTCGGTGGCGTGGGAGCGGCGCATCCTGGCCGGGACCGGCCGCTCCGGGTCCAACGGCTTGTCTTCCGCCACCACGCTGGACGAGCTGCGCCGGAAACAGGCCGCCTTCGGGAAGCTGCCGTCGGTCGCCGACGTGGATTCGGTCCTGCGGGTCATCCCCGACGATCAGGCCGAGAAGATCTCGCTGATCAAGAGCTTCGCCCCGCTGGTCGCCCCCATCCGGGTGGGCCGCTCGAGTCCGGTGGAGCTGGAGCGGCTGAAGAAGGCCCTCAGCGACATCCGGCGCCGCTTCGACGTGGTGGCCGCGGAGGCGGGCAGCAAGCTACCGCCCGAGGTGCGGGTCGTCCGGGAGAAGACGGCGGCGGTGATCCGCCTGCTCGAGAAGGGCAACCGCGACTCCTCGGAGGCCGCGCTGAACTACCTGCAGGCCCAGCTCTACCGCGACTTCGTCAACAAGTTCTACGGGCTGCAGCGGAACCTGAACCCGAGCACGATCACCATCAAGGACGTGCCGGACGAGCTCCGCCGGAAGTTCATCGGCGAGAACGGGAAGTTCCTCATCCAGATCCACCCGAAGGTCGACATCTGGGAGAAGGCGGGCGCCGCCGAGTTCGTGCGCGAGATCCGCACGGTGGATCCCGACGTGACGGGGCCGCCCGTCATCACCTACGAGGCGACCGTGCTGATGGAGCGCGCCTACCTGACCGGCACCCTGTACGCGTTCGTGCTGGTGGGGGGACTGAGCGTGCTGATGATCCGGCGCCTGCGCGAGAGCGCGCTGGCCCTCATCCCGATGGCGCTGGCCCTGCTGTGGACGATCGGGCTCATGCAGGTCTCCGGCATCAAGTTCAACCTCGCCAACATCTGGGGTCTGCCCCTGATCATCGGCACCGCGGCCGAGTTCGGCTTGAACGTGATCGTCAGCCACCTCGAGGTGCGCTCGCTCAACGGCCCGCTCATCGCACGCAGCGCGGTGATGGGCGTGCTGCTCAACGGGATCACCACGATGGTGGGCTTCGGCAGCCTCATGATCGCCTCGCACCAGGGCATCTTCAGCCTGGGCCTGCTGCTCACCCTCGGCTCGTTCTGCGGGATGGTGGCGGCGCTCGTGGTGCTGCCGGTGATCTTGCAGCTGCTCCGGGCCAAACCGGCCGAGAACGTGGTGCAGCTGGAGAAGTCGTCCGCGGCGTAG
- a CDS encoding molybdopterin oxidoreductase family protein: protein MRATRSSVCPHDCPSQCALEVTVEAGRITDVTGDPRHPFTRGVICGKVHDYADRVYGPTRVLTPLRRVGAKGEGRFAPIGWDDAVDLIAHHWQRIIAQWGAPAILPFSYGGTLGLLQYSAGHPLFHALGASRLERTICVSTAYAGWMATLGTVTGSDSEQMVDADLVVLWGINASHTHINAMSLVKEARRRGARIVCIDPYRTRTARQADWHLMPRPGTDGALALGVMHVLIGEDLVDHDYLQRATLGFTALAHHVKAYDPDRVAALTGLAAPDIVAFARRYGSTAAAFIRVGIGLSRHDNGGMTCRTIACLPALTGAYAHPAGGALLSSTSAFGFRHSVLERPDLMPRPAPRAINMIQLGRALTDPDLAPPVKALYVYNANPATVVPNQELVLQGLRREDLFTVVHEQHLTDTTDYADLVLPATTSMEHTDLYKSYGHFYLQLARPVIAPRGESRSNWTVTRLLARAMGLRDAHFAKGEDDLIREMLASGDASVAGITLERLEREHSVRLSVGRPYRPFADGAPTPSGRIEFVSETLARRGHPALPTYVPLVEGPEHAELVRRYPLQCIVPPNRFFLNSSFSESERARRRQRGPAVLLHPADAAARSIGEGDAVLVRSARGQARFVAELTEDTRPGVAVVEGIWWSKHQPGGRGVNALTDDRTADMGGGPALHSNLVQIERLGS, encoded by the coding sequence ATGCGAGCGACCCGTTCGTCGGTCTGTCCACACGACTGTCCGTCGCAGTGCGCGCTGGAGGTCACGGTGGAAGCCGGGCGCATCACCGACGTGACCGGCGACCCGCGCCATCCGTTCACCCGCGGGGTCATCTGCGGCAAGGTGCACGACTACGCCGACCGCGTCTACGGCCCCACGCGGGTCCTGACCCCGCTGCGCCGGGTGGGGGCCAAGGGCGAGGGCCGCTTCGCGCCCATCGGCTGGGACGACGCGGTCGACCTGATCGCCCACCACTGGCAGCGGATCATCGCGCAGTGGGGCGCCCCGGCGATCCTGCCCTTCTCGTACGGAGGCACGCTGGGGCTCCTGCAGTACTCGGCGGGGCACCCGCTGTTCCACGCGCTCGGCGCCTCGCGCCTCGAGCGCACCATCTGCGTGAGCACCGCCTACGCGGGCTGGATGGCCACCCTCGGCACCGTGACCGGCAGCGACTCCGAGCAGATGGTGGACGCCGACCTGGTGGTGCTGTGGGGGATCAACGCCTCGCACACGCACATCAACGCGATGAGCCTGGTCAAGGAGGCGCGCCGGCGCGGCGCGCGCATCGTCTGCATCGATCCGTACCGCACCCGCACCGCCCGTCAGGCCGACTGGCACCTGATGCCGCGGCCGGGCACCGACGGCGCCCTCGCCCTGGGCGTGATGCACGTGCTCATCGGCGAGGACCTGGTCGACCACGACTACCTCCAGCGCGCGACGCTCGGGTTCACCGCGCTCGCCCACCACGTGAAGGCGTACGATCCCGATCGCGTGGCCGCCCTCACCGGCCTCGCCGCCCCCGACATCGTCGCGTTCGCGCGCCGCTACGGCTCGACCGCGGCCGCCTTCATCCGGGTCGGCATCGGACTCTCCCGCCACGACAACGGGGGCATGACCTGCCGGACCATCGCGTGCCTGCCCGCGCTCACCGGGGCCTACGCCCATCCGGCGGGCGGCGCCCTCCTCTCATCCACCAGCGCGTTCGGCTTCCGGCACTCGGTCCTCGAGCGGCCGGACCTGATGCCGCGCCCCGCTCCGCGCGCGATCAACATGATCCAGCTCGGACGCGCCTTGACCGATCCCGACCTGGCTCCGCCGGTGAAGGCGCTCTACGTCTACAACGCCAACCCGGCCACGGTGGTGCCGAATCAGGAGCTGGTGCTGCAGGGACTGCGGCGCGAGGACCTGTTCACGGTGGTGCACGAGCAACATCTGACCGACACCACCGACTACGCCGACCTCGTGCTGCCCGCGACCACCTCGATGGAGCACACCGATCTCTACAAGTCGTACGGGCACTTCTACCTGCAGCTGGCCCGTCCGGTGATCGCCCCCCGGGGCGAGTCGCGCTCGAACTGGACGGTGACGCGGCTGCTCGCGCGGGCCATGGGCCTGCGCGATGCGCATTTCGCGAAGGGCGAGGACGACCTCATCCGCGAGATGCTCGCCTCGGGCGACGCGTCGGTCGCCGGCATCACGCTGGAGCGGCTCGAGCGCGAGCATTCGGTGCGGCTCTCGGTGGGCCGGCCCTACCGGCCGTTCGCGGACGGGGCGCCGACTCCGTCGGGCCGGATCGAGTTCGTGTCGGAGACGCTGGCGCGACGCGGGCATCCCGCGCTGCCCACCTACGTGCCGCTGGTGGAGGGGCCCGAGCACGCGGAGCTGGTGCGGCGCTATCCGCTCCAGTGCATCGTGCCGCCCAACCGCTTCTTCCTGAACTCGTCGTTCAGCGAGTCGGAGCGCGCGCGGCGCCGCCAGCGCGGGCCCGCGGTGCTGCTGCATCCCGCCGACGCGGCCGCGCGCTCGATCGGCGAGGGCGACGCGGTGCTGGTGCGCAGCGCGCGCGGCCAGGCCAGGTTCGTCGCCGAGCTGACCGAGGACACCCGGCCGGGCGTCGCGGTGGTGGAGGGGATCTGGTGGAGCAAGCACCAGCCCGGCGGCCGCGGGGTGAACGCGCTCACCGACGACCGCACCGCCGACATGGGTGGCGGGCCCGCGCTGCATTCCAACCTGGTCCAGATCGAGCGCCTCGGCTCATGA